A region from the Mycolicibacterium phlei genome encodes:
- a CDS encoding homogentisate 1,2-dioxygenase: MESFVHLRKGRTPKRLHADLDGLKDDELGRGGFVGRTANMYRRHDPTAYRAVGPLKPIDVMASSLKPGDATDAAGGPLLMFSNPDCRISLSRRAEAMPFFVRHIDGDLLSFVHEGSGLLETEFGPLRYRVGDWVYIPKATTWRQVPDEQTTLLMIEATDEFRVPPAGPLGRHFPFDPSQVTIPEPQAIDTGDGPQVDGEYEVRLIHEGGPTSLFYQHNPLDVEGWRGDNFPFTFNIEDYNVVASESVHLPPTVHLFMQATGVAVMNFLPRPAETVPGTERPPWYHRNVDYDEIAFFHGGDLFGIPMPPGLISHAPQGVHHGAPEKARERARRKFDEQNRVDWKVIAIDTSRRLTPSAEVLAHDLGQHA; the protein is encoded by the coding sequence GTGGAGTCGTTCGTACACCTGCGAAAAGGTCGCACCCCCAAGCGGTTACACGCCGATCTGGACGGGCTCAAGGACGACGAGCTGGGTCGCGGCGGGTTCGTCGGGCGGACGGCGAACATGTACCGCCGCCACGACCCCACCGCCTACCGCGCCGTCGGCCCGCTCAAGCCGATCGACGTGATGGCCTCCTCGCTCAAGCCCGGCGACGCCACCGACGCCGCGGGCGGGCCGCTGCTGATGTTCTCCAACCCGGACTGCCGGATCTCGCTGAGCCGGCGCGCCGAGGCGATGCCGTTCTTCGTCCGCCACATCGACGGCGACCTGCTGTCGTTCGTGCACGAGGGCTCGGGCCTGCTGGAAACCGAGTTCGGGCCGCTGCGCTACCGCGTCGGCGACTGGGTCTACATCCCGAAGGCCACCACCTGGCGGCAGGTGCCCGACGAGCAGACCACGCTGCTGATGATCGAGGCCACCGACGAGTTCCGGGTGCCGCCGGCCGGGCCGCTGGGCAGGCACTTCCCGTTCGACCCGTCGCAGGTGACGATCCCCGAACCGCAGGCCATCGACACCGGCGACGGGCCGCAGGTAGACGGAGAGTACGAGGTCAGGCTCATTCACGAGGGCGGGCCGACATCGCTGTTCTACCAACACAATCCGCTCGACGTGGAGGGCTGGCGCGGGGACAACTTCCCGTTCACGTTCAACATCGAGGACTACAACGTCGTCGCCAGCGAGAGCGTGCACCTGCCGCCGACGGTGCACCTGTTCATGCAGGCCACCGGCGTGGCGGTGATGAACTTCCTGCCCCGGCCCGCCGAGACGGTTCCGGGTACGGAGCGGCCGCCGTGGTACCACCGCAACGTCGACTACGACGAGATCGCGTTCTTCCACGGCGGTGACCTGTTCGGCATCCCGATGCCACCGGGCCTGATCAGCCACGCCCCGCAGGGTGTGCACCACGGCGCGCCGGAGAAGGCCCGCGAGCGGGCGCGGCGCAAGTTCGACGAACAGAACCGCGTCGACTGGAAGGTGATCGCGATCGACACGTCGCGCCGGCTCACCCCGTCGGCCGAGGTGCTGGCGCACGACCTGGGGCAGCACGCATGA